One Thiocapsa sp. genomic window carries:
- a CDS encoding ribonucleoside-diphosphate reductase subunit alpha, producing MTAAALVHNGGKRKGAVCAYLETWHVDIEEFLDLRKNTGDDRRRTHDMNTANWVPDLFMKRVAEDQHWTLFSPDETPDLHDLTGLAFEQAYVGYEARAARGELKVSKRIKAVDLWRKMLAMLFETGHPWIAFKDPCNLRYTNQHVGTVHSSNLCCITADQRVVTDRGLLTVGELYALGGTNQVVGLDGVYHASEMLLPRPNAPIVRIETREGYSHKVTPDHKVWVKDQGWVEAQDLKPGDRLLIQQLEGLWGTQSDPKLGYLMGLIAGDGTFGKHNVFIDIWEADFGTIPDIRQDVHYLLEGNTVLRTTSSNQPEFSFDEVHRKARLASAPLRRLLAEHGFTPETKTCIPELVWCGDRETVAAYLRGLYQADGHLQSGPEITCLVLASKDLAFIQDLQILWANFGVKTSINQMRGHELKALPDGRGGTKEYWSKPLYRLLITSVKGCRIAEDVTGLAAHKGTDVAARHLQNITKPGYAQKLWATFSHRTELPNEDAYCLTVDSETHAWTVNGMITKNTEITLHTNDLEIAVCNLGSVNLAAHVTEKGLDTTRLRKTVSTAMRMLDNVIDYNFYNVPQARNSNLRHRPVGLGIMGFQDALYQLRIPYASLEAVQFADHSMEAFSYYAIQASTDLAQERGRYQSFEGSLWSRGILPIDSIKLLADARGSYLQMDTGTTLDWDALRERVRSVGMRNSNCMAIAPTATISNIVGVSQSIEPTYQNLFVKSNLSGEFTVVNPYLVVDLKERGLWDSVMVNDLKYYDGSIQQIDRIPDDLKELYATAFEVDARWLVEAGSRRQKWLDQAQSLNLYMREPSGKKLDNLYKLAWVRGLKTTYYLRSMGATHVEKSTLDDTGKANRLSAVGGNYLTMDKAKGNGAAAPAACAILDPECEACQ from the coding sequence ATGACCGCCGCGGCGCTAGTCCACAATGGCGGGAAGCGAAAAGGCGCCGTCTGCGCCTATCTCGAAACCTGGCACGTCGACATCGAAGAGTTTCTGGATCTCCGGAAAAATACCGGTGACGACCGCCGCCGCACCCACGACATGAACACCGCCAACTGGGTGCCGGACCTCTTCATGAAGCGGGTCGCCGAGGATCAGCACTGGACCCTCTTCTCGCCCGACGAGACCCCGGATCTGCACGACCTCACCGGACTGGCGTTCGAGCAGGCCTATGTCGGCTACGAGGCGCGTGCCGCGCGTGGCGAGCTCAAGGTCAGCAAGCGGATCAAGGCCGTCGACCTCTGGCGCAAGATGCTCGCCATGCTTTTCGAGACCGGACACCCCTGGATCGCCTTCAAGGATCCGTGCAACCTGCGCTACACCAATCAGCATGTCGGGACCGTGCATTCATCGAATCTGTGCTGTATCACCGCTGACCAGCGTGTCGTGACCGATCGCGGTTTGCTGACGGTCGGTGAGCTTTACGCGCTTGGCGGAACCAATCAGGTCGTCGGGTTGGATGGGGTTTATCACGCCTCCGAGATGCTGCTGCCGAGACCCAATGCACCGATCGTGCGGATTGAGACGCGTGAAGGCTATTCCCACAAAGTCACCCCGGATCACAAGGTTTGGGTGAAGGATCAGGGCTGGGTCGAGGCACAGGATCTCAAGCCTGGCGACAGGCTTCTCATACAACAGCTCGAAGGACTCTGGGGAACGCAAAGTGATCCAAAGCTCGGCTATTTAATGGGATTGATCGCCGGCGACGGAACCTTCGGCAAACACAACGTCTTCATCGATATCTGGGAGGCGGATTTCGGGACGATTCCGGATATTCGGCAAGACGTGCACTATTTGCTCGAAGGCAATACGGTGTTGCGGACGACATCCAGCAACCAACCCGAGTTCAGCTTCGACGAGGTGCACCGCAAGGCACGCCTCGCCTCTGCACCGTTGCGTCGACTGCTCGCCGAGCATGGATTTACCCCGGAAACAAAGACCTGCATCCCTGAGCTGGTCTGGTGCGGAGACCGTGAGACCGTTGCGGCCTATCTACGCGGCCTCTATCAGGCCGACGGCCATCTGCAGAGTGGTCCTGAGATCACGTGCCTTGTGCTCGCCTCGAAGGATCTGGCGTTTATCCAGGATCTTCAGATCCTTTGGGCCAACTTTGGCGTCAAGACGTCGATCAACCAGATGCGCGGGCATGAGCTCAAGGCGCTACCGGACGGGCGTGGCGGTACAAAAGAGTATTGGAGCAAACCGCTCTACCGACTTCTGATCACCTCGGTGAAGGGCTGCCGAATCGCCGAGGACGTGACCGGCCTCGCGGCACATAAAGGCACCGATGTTGCCGCTCGACACCTCCAAAACATCACCAAACCGGGCTATGCACAGAAGCTTTGGGCGACCTTCTCGCACCGCACTGAATTGCCGAACGAGGATGCCTACTGCCTGACGGTCGACTCGGAAACCCATGCCTGGACCGTCAATGGCATGATCACGAAAAATACTGAAATCACACTACACACCAATGATTTAGAGATCGCCGTCTGCAATCTCGGCAGCGTCAATCTGGCCGCGCACGTGACCGAAAAGGGGCTCGACACCACGCGTCTGCGCAAGACGGTCAGCACCGCCATGCGGATGCTCGACAACGTCATCGACTACAACTTCTACAACGTCCCGCAAGCGCGCAACTCCAACCTGCGGCACCGCCCCGTCGGGCTCGGCATCATGGGCTTCCAGGACGCCCTCTATCAGCTGCGCATCCCCTACGCGAGCCTCGAAGCGGTGCAGTTCGCCGACCACAGCATGGAGGCCTTCAGCTATTACGCGATCCAGGCCAGCACGGATCTCGCGCAGGAGCGCGGGCGCTATCAGAGCTTCGAGGGCTCGCTCTGGAGCCGCGGGATCCTGCCGATCGACAGCATCAAACTGCTCGCGGATGCACGCGGCAGCTATCTGCAGATGGACACCGGCACCACCTTGGATTGGGACGCCCTGCGCGAGCGGGTGCGCAGCGTCGGCATGCGCAACTCCAACTGCATGGCCATCGCCCCGACCGCGACCATCAGCAACATCGTCGGGGTCAGCCAGTCGATCGAGCCGACCTACCAGAACCTCTTCGTCAAATCCAACCTCTCGGGCGAGTTCACCGTCGTTAATCCCTACCTGGTGGTCGACCTGAAGGAACGGGGGCTTTGGGATTCGGTGATGGTCAACGATCTCAAATACTACGACGGCTCGATCCAGCAGATCGACCGCATCCCGGACGATCTGAAGGAGCTCTACGCCACCGCCTTCGAGGTCGACGCGCGCTGGCTGGTGGAGGCCGGCAGCCGCCGCCAAAAGTGGCTCGACCAGGCCCAGAGCCTCAACCTTTACATGCGCGAACCCAGCGGCAAGAAGCTCGATAATCTCTACAAGCTGGCGTGGGTACGGGGACTGAAGACGACCTATTACCTGCGCTCCATGGGCGCCACCCATGTCGAGAAATCCACGCTGGACGACACCGGCAAGGCCAACCGCCTCAGCGCCGTCGGGGGCAACTATCTCACGATGGACAAGGCGAAAGGCAACGGCGCCGCCGCGCCCGCCGCCTGCGCCATCCTCGACCCCGAGTGCGAAGCCTGCCAGTAG
- a CDS encoding CBS domain-containing protein, whose translation MKVKDVMSRSVRSVHPDTRIVEVASLMCLYRFHGLPVVDDNEKLIGIIAEKDLLHSLFPKLDKLIAEGLHSVDLDKEMARYSEILGLKTEELMTPRPVTVDPQMHVLRAATVMVRHNFRRIPVADEGRLVGMLSIGDVHKAIFQANVTSGLKGL comes from the coding sequence ATGAAAGTCAAAGATGTGATGAGTCGATCGGTCCGCTCGGTGCATCCCGATACCCGGATCGTCGAGGTGGCGTCCTTGATGTGTCTCTATCGCTTTCACGGTCTGCCGGTGGTCGACGACAACGAAAAGTTGATTGGTATCATCGCCGAGAAGGATCTGCTGCATAGCCTCTTCCCGAAGCTCGACAAGCTCATCGCCGAGGGGCTGCATTCTGTCGACCTCGACAAGGAGATGGCGCGCTACTCGGAGATCCTGGGCCTGAAGACCGAGGAGCTGATGACCCCCCGTCCGGTGACGGTCGATCCGCAGATGCATGTGCTGCGCGCGGCGACCGTGATGGTGAGGCATAACTTCCGGCGTATCCCGGTTGCGGACGAGGGGCGGCTGGTCGGTATGCTCAGCATCGGCGACGTGCACAAGGCCATCTTCCAGGCCAATGTGACGAGCGGGCTGAAGGGTCTCTGA
- a CDS encoding c-type cytochrome has translation MSRPVFAIGLSIALLGIIPWAVQAQEPAETSALDSDQTPAHSRAETARIEYEQVMALTPDPENGRKVYLTCAVCHRPEGWGAPDGTYPQIAGQLRTVIIKQLADIRARNRDNPLMYPFSVPRILGGPQSVADVAAYVAQLPMTPDNGLGSGEDLPLGREVYAEHCTKCHGDHGEGNEAEHIPAIAGQHYLYLMRQFDAIRMGRRKNSDPKMVKKIDGFTPRHQAAVLDYTSRLRPPASKLAETGWTNPDFPSYVRDPMGVSPMPPMPAGLMDAPASPEPPAYPSVPPATR, from the coding sequence ATGTCTCGCCCCGTATTTGCGATCGGCTTGTCCATCGCCCTCTTGGGCATCATCCCGTGGGCGGTCCAGGCCCAAGAACCCGCTGAAACATCCGCTCTGGATTCTGATCAAACACCAGCCCATAGCCGGGCCGAGACCGCCCGGATCGAATACGAGCAGGTGATGGCGCTGACGCCCGATCCGGAGAACGGGCGCAAGGTCTATCTGACCTGCGCGGTCTGCCATCGTCCGGAAGGCTGGGGTGCGCCCGACGGGACCTATCCGCAGATTGCCGGACAGCTACGCACCGTCATCATCAAACAACTCGCGGACATCCGGGCACGCAATCGCGACAACCCGCTCATGTATCCCTTCTCGGTCCCGCGCATCCTCGGTGGACCTCAGAGTGTCGCCGACGTGGCGGCCTATGTGGCGCAGCTTCCCATGACACCCGACAATGGGCTCGGGTCGGGGGAGGATTTGCCCTTGGGACGGGAGGTCTACGCGGAGCACTGTACGAAATGTCACGGCGATCACGGGGAGGGCAACGAGGCGGAGCACATCCCGGCGATCGCGGGCCAGCACTATCTCTATCTGATGCGCCAGTTCGATGCGATCCGCATGGGTCGACGCAAGAACTCAGACCCCAAGATGGTCAAGAAGATCGACGGCTTCACGCCGCGTCACCAGGCAGCCGTGCTCGATTACACCTCGCGCCTGCGTCCGCCCGCGAGCAAGCTGGCCGAGACGGGTTGGACCAATCCGGATTTTCCGTCCTACGTGCGCGACCCGATGGGCGTGTCGCCCATGCCTCCGATGCCCGCAGGGTTGATGGACGCCCCCGCGTCGCCCGAGCCGCCCGCATATCCCTCGGTCCCGCCCGCCACGCGATAG
- a CDS encoding efflux RND transporter permease subunit, whose protein sequence is MSANISTWSVRHPVGVVALTLAVMVLGGVSLTRLNIDLLPSIIYPDIQVRVLDPGVPAEVMENEVTRELEEQLAITEGVIAIQSRTTEGRSAIDLSFRYGEDIDQALRDASSRLDRAKRFLPETDDPPIIYKRDPFQLPVAEYVVGSTLRDPVELRTWTDYTLGRSLITLPGVASVEIGGGLEREVQVVANQFRLAGLGIDILDLETRLRSANQDVAAGRLRMPDGEIGGRTEGRFRNVQEIIDLPLKPEAGDNPMAQMRIGEIAQVIDGASEERLRIRLDDRPGIKLAIQKQPLSNTVAVVDTVDRELARLKAQGQLPEDIQIQRVDDQARYIRHSLNNAVTAALSGALLAMAVVYIFLGSLRRTLIIGAAIPIAVLVTFILMAANGLTFNIMTLGGLALGIGMLVDSTIVMLENIYRHQRMGQTTVVAADAASREVTGAIIASTSTNLAAVLPFLFIGGLVGLLFQELIFTISAAILASMVVALTLVPALAGRVPAGREGALRGLVNRVMEALQDGYARVLDRLLRIRWLVILAFVAGLVWTAPWLIDAKQEFLPALDEGDVRITLTADAGIDLEEMDRLTRRIEALVAEQPEVTAIFTTVGGFVFGRSSFESANRASLQVLLEPAAQRDVGSKEWIARVSGLIRALEIPGLRASLVTRGIRGIRFSQGDDDVSLRIAGENLDTLADLADRVVEALAAVEGLGNLQHSSQDVTREISIRLDPQRAASFGLAIEDIGAVLRFALEGRIVTELIDGDRSVDLLLRLDRMDIAAPGDLDSIVLFSKTEPRRPLRLGDVATVEILAQPSTILRDRQQRTVEITASVGEGSTLQQAIESALAASAQVPLPPGYRLYEAGGLETLKQGQDMSRILLGLALFLVLVAMAVQYESVRNPVIILISVPFALIGVVLGLQWTGLPVSMPVWLGLIMLAGIVVNNAIVLVEFIELERRAGLDARTAILEAARLRLRPILMTTLTTVVGMLPLALALGEGSEMLQPLAVTIVAGLSFSTLVSLVLVPLVYRVLAARTTAETPTDSADLGLTAAR, encoded by the coding sequence ATGTCAGCCAATATCTCCACCTGGTCGGTCCGCCACCCCGTCGGCGTCGTCGCGCTGACGCTCGCGGTGATGGTGCTCGGCGGGGTCTCACTCACCCGGCTCAACATCGATCTGCTGCCGAGCATCATCTACCCGGACATCCAGGTCCGCGTGCTGGATCCCGGCGTCCCTGCAGAGGTCATGGAGAACGAGGTGACCCGCGAGCTCGAGGAGCAGCTCGCGATCACCGAAGGCGTCATCGCCATCCAATCGCGCACCACCGAGGGGCGCAGCGCGATCGACCTGTCCTTCCGCTACGGCGAGGACATCGATCAAGCCTTGCGCGACGCCAGCTCCCGCCTGGATCGCGCCAAGCGTTTCCTGCCGGAAACGGACGACCCACCCATCATCTACAAGCGCGACCCCTTCCAGCTGCCGGTCGCCGAGTATGTCGTCGGCTCGACCCTGCGCGACCCGGTGGAGCTGCGCACCTGGACGGACTACACGCTGGGCCGCTCGCTGATCACGCTCCCGGGCGTGGCCTCGGTCGAGATCGGCGGCGGACTGGAGCGCGAGGTGCAGGTGGTGGCCAACCAGTTCCGCTTGGCCGGACTTGGGATCGACATCCTGGATCTGGAGACGCGTCTGCGCTCCGCCAATCAGGATGTCGCGGCCGGGCGGCTGCGCATGCCGGACGGCGAGATCGGCGGTCGCACCGAAGGGCGCTTCAGGAACGTCCAGGAGATCATCGACCTGCCGCTCAAGCCCGAGGCCGGCGACAACCCGATGGCCCAGATGCGCATCGGCGAGATCGCGCAGGTGATCGACGGGGCGAGCGAGGAGCGTCTGCGGATCCGCCTCGACGACCGGCCCGGGATCAAGCTCGCGATCCAAAAACAGCCGCTCTCCAACACCGTCGCGGTGGTCGACACCGTGGATCGGGAGCTCGCGCGGCTCAAGGCGCAGGGCCAGCTCCCCGAGGACATCCAGATCCAGCGCGTCGACGATCAGGCGCGTTACATCCGTCACTCGCTGAACAATGCCGTCACCGCCGCACTCAGCGGCGCCCTGCTCGCGATGGCCGTGGTCTACATCTTTCTCGGGAGCCTGCGGCGGACCCTGATCATCGGCGCGGCCATCCCGATCGCCGTCCTGGTGACCTTCATCCTCATGGCCGCCAACGGTCTGACCTTCAACATCATGACGCTCGGCGGTCTCGCGCTCGGGATCGGCATGCTGGTCGACAGCACCATCGTGATGCTCGAGAACATCTATCGCCACCAGCGCATGGGGCAAACCACGGTCGTCGCGGCGGACGCCGCCAGCCGCGAGGTCACCGGCGCCATCATTGCCTCGACCTCGACCAACCTGGCCGCCGTCCTGCCGTTCCTCTTTATCGGCGGGCTCGTCGGACTGCTGTTTCAGGAGCTGATCTTCACCATCTCGGCGGCCATCCTCGCCTCCATGGTGGTTGCCTTGACCCTGGTCCCGGCGCTCGCGGGCCGGGTTCCGGCGGGCCGGGAGGGCGCGCTGCGGGGCCTGGTCAATCGCGTGATGGAGGCCTTGCAGGACGGCTATGCCCGGGTGCTCGATCGGCTTTTGCGGATCCGCTGGCTGGTCATACTCGCCTTCGTCGCCGGTTTGGTTTGGACCGCACCCTGGCTCATCGACGCCAAGCAGGAGTTTCTGCCCGCGCTCGACGAGGGCGACGTGCGCATCACCCTGACCGCGGACGCCGGTATCGACCTCGAGGAGATGGATCGCCTGACCCGCCGGATCGAGGCGTTGGTCGCCGAGCAACCCGAGGTGACCGCGATCTTCACCACGGTCGGCGGCTTCGTGTTCGGACGCTCGTCCTTCGAAAGCGCCAACCGCGCAAGTCTGCAGGTCCTGCTCGAGCCGGCGGCGCAGCGCGACGTCGGCAGCAAGGAGTGGATCGCGCGGGTCAGCGGGCTGATCCGCGCACTCGAGATCCCGGGGCTGCGGGCCTCGCTCGTCACGCGCGGGATCCGCGGCATCCGGTTCAGCCAAGGCGACGACGACGTCAGTCTGCGCATCGCCGGCGAGAACCTCGACACACTCGCGGATCTCGCCGATCGGGTCGTCGAGGCGCTCGCTGCCGTGGAGGGTCTCGGCAACCTCCAGCACAGCAGTCAGGACGTCACGCGCGAGATCTCCATCCGGCTCGATCCGCAGCGCGCCGCGAGCTTCGGTCTGGCCATCGAGGATATCGGTGCCGTGCTGAGGTTTGCCCTGGAGGGCCGCATCGTCACCGAGTTGATCGACGGCGACCGCTCGGTCGATCTGCTGCTGCGACTGGATCGAATGGACATCGCCGCGCCGGGCGATCTGGACTCCATCGTGCTGTTCAGCAAGACCGAGCCGCGACGCCCCTTGCGACTCGGCGATGTCGCGACCGTCGAGATCCTGGCCCAGCCCTCGACCATCCTGCGCGACCGCCAGCAACGCACCGTCGAGATCACCGCCTCGGTCGGCGAGGGGTCGACGCTTCAACAGGCGATCGAGTCGGCACTCGCCGCGTCGGCGCAGGTCCCGCTGCCGCCGGGCTATCGGCTCTACGAGGCCGGCGGTCTGGAGACCCTCAAGCAGGGCCAGGACATGAGCCGGATCCTGCTCGGGCTCGCGCTCTTTCTGGTCCTGGTCGCGATGGCGGTCCAATACGAGTCGGTGCGCAATCCCGTCATCATCCTGATCTCCGTGCCCTTCGCCTTGATCGGGGTGGTGCTCGGCCTGCAATGGACGGGGCTGCCGGTCTCCATGCCGGTTTGGCTCGGGCTCATCATGCTGGCCGGGATCGTGGTCAACAACGCGATCGTGCTGGTGGAATTCATCGAGCTCGAGCGCCGCGCCGGTCTGGATGCGCGCACCGCCATCCTCGAGGCGGCGCGCCTGCGTCTGCGCCCCATCCTCATGACCACGCTCACCACCGTCGTGGGCATGCTCCCGCTCGCGCTCGCGCTCGGGGAAGGCTCGGAGATGCTGCAACCGCTCGCCGTCACCATCGTCGCGGGACTATCCTTCTCCACACTGGTCTCGCTCGTGCTGGTGCCCCTGGTCTATCGGGTCCTCGCGGCGCGAACAACGGCGGAGACCCCGACGGACTCGGCAGACCTCGGTTTGACGGCTGCGCGTTGA